The sequence ACGCCCCGGCGACCGGGTGGGGCTGTGCCTGCACCGCAGCATCGACATGGTGGTCGGGGTGCTCGGCGTGCTCACCGCCGGGGCCGCGTACGTGCCGCTGGACCTGGGCCACCCCGCGGAGCGGATGCGCTACATCCTGGCCGACGCCGACGTCACCGCGCTGGTCACCCACGCCGCGGCGGCCGGCGCCGCGCCCGAGTTCGCCGGCGCCCTGGTCGACCTGGACGCCGACGCCCCGGCCATCGCCGCCCAGCCGGCCGAACCGCCGGCCGACGGCCCCCGCCCCGACGACGTGGCGTACCTGATCTACACCTCCGGCTCCACCGGCCGCCCCAAGGGGGTGCTGGTCAGTCACGCCAACGTGGCCCGCCTGGTCGCCGGGGCGTCCACCCTGATGGAGCTGGGCGCCGACGACGCGTGGAGCATGGTCCACTCGTACGCCTTCGACGTGTCGGTGTTCGAGATGTGGGGGGCGTTCCACCACGGGGCGCGGCTGGTGGTCGTGCCGCACGACGCGGTACGCGACCCGGAGGCGCTGCTGGCGCTGCTGCACGCCGAGCGGGTCACCGTGTTCAGCCAGACCCCGTCGGCGTTCCGCCAGTTCATGGTCCCGGCGCTGGCCGAGCGCGCGCCCCGGCTCCCACTGCGCTACGTGATCTTCGCTGGCGAGTACCTGGACACCCCGCTGCTCGCTCCCTGGATCGACCGGTACGGCGACGACCAACCCCGACTGGTGAACATGTACGGGATCACCGAGACCACGGTGCACTCGACGTACCGCCGGATCACCCGGGCCGACCTGACCGGCCCGATCCGGAGCAACGTCGGCCGCCCGCTGCCGGACCTGCGGATCTACCTGTTGGACGAGCGGGCCATGCCGGTGCCGCCAGGGATGCGCGGCGAGATCCACGTCGGCGGGGCCGGGGTCACCCTCGGCTACCGGAACCTGCCCGAGCTGACCGCGCAGCGCTTCCTGCCCGACCTGTACGCCGGGGAGGGCGAGCACCGGATGTACCGCTCCGGCGACCTGGCCCGCTGGACCGACGACGGGGAACTGGAGTTCCTCGGCCGGGCCGACCAGCAGGTGAAGATCCGCGGTTTCCGGGTCGAGCCGGGGGAGATCGAGGCGGTGCTGCGGGACCGGCCGGAGATCGCCGACGCGGTGGTGCTGCCCCGGGAGATCGCCGGGGACACCCGGCTGGTCGCGTACCTGGTGCCGGCCGACGGCGCGTCGGTGGTGGACGCCGAGCTGAGCAACGCGCTGCGCGCGGTGCTGCCGGAGTACATGGTCCCCGCCCACCTGGTCACCCTGGACCGGTTCCCGCTCACCCCCAACGGCAAGACCGACCGGGCCGCGCTGCCCGAGTTCGACGGGGCCCGCGCAGCCCTGGACCGGGAGTACGTCGCCCCGCGCACCGCGACGGAGGAGGCGGTGGCGGCAGCCTGGCGGGAGCTGCTCGGCGTGGAGAAGGCCGGCGTCCACGACGACTTCTTCGCCCTCGGCGGGCACTCGCTGCTGGCCACCCGGGTGGCGTTCAAGCTGCGCGGCGTGCTCGGCGTCGAGGTACCGGTCCGCGCGATCTTCGACCACCCGGTGCTGGAACGGCTGGCGGGTGCGATCGACGAGCTGACCCGCCGTCCGGCCGCCAGTGCCCCGACGATCGCCCGGCAGCCCCGGGTGGCCCAGCGGGTCTGACCCGCCCCGCAGTCGCGAAGCCGTCCCAGTGAGGAGTTGCGCGTGAGCGTCGATGACAACCCGGTCCGGACCCGGGAGGCGTACCTGCTGCCGGCGTCGTACGGGCAGCGCCGGCTCTGGTTCCTCGACCTGCTCGAACCGGGCAGCGCGGCGTCGTACACCGAGCACGGTGCGCTGCGGATCACTGGCGAGCTGGACGTGGCGGCCCTGTGCGCGGCCGTGGCCGCGATGGTTCGCCGCCACGAGACGCTGCGTACCGGTCTGGTGCTGGTCGACGGCGAGCCGGTGCAGGCCGTCGCCACCGAGCTGCCGGTGCCGGTGGAACAGGTGGACCTCACCGGCCGGGTCCCGGCCGGCGCGGACACCGCCGCCGTGCACGCCGCCCTGGCCGGCGACATCCGCGCACTGCTGCGCCGGCCGTTCGACCTGACCCGACCGCCGCTGTTCCGGGTGGTGCTCTACCGCCTCGGCGCGGGCGACCACGTGCTCGTCGTCGCCTTCCACCACGCCGTCTACGACCAGTGGTCCGGCGCGGTGTTCGTCCGGGAGCTGCTGGCCTGCTACGACGCCGCGCTGGCCGGGGCCGAGCCGGAGCTGCCCGAGCTGCCGGTCCAGTACGGCGACTTCGCCGCGTGGCAGCGGGAGTGGGTCGGCGGGGAGGAGGAGGCCGGCCAGCTCGCGTACTGGGAACGCCGGCTGGCCGGGCTGCCCCCACTGGAGCTGCCGACCGACCGGCCCCGACCGGCCACCCAGACCTTCGAGGGTGCGACGGTGGACGCGGTGCTGCCCGCCGATCTGGTCGCCCGGCTGGACCGGCTGGGCCGCGACCACCACGCCACCCTGTTCATGACCGTGCTCACCGGCTTCGCCGCCGTGCTGGCCCGGCACTCCGGTCAGGACGACCTCGCCGTCGGCACCCCCGTCGCCGGGCGGCGGGCCCCGGAGCTGGAGCACCTGGTCGGCTTCTTCGTCAACAACCTCGTGCTGCGGGTCGACGCCGGAGCCGACCCCGGCTTCGCCGAGCTGCTCGACCGGGTCCGCCTCACCTGCCTGGACGCGTACGCCAACGCCGACGTGCCGTTCGAGCGGGTGGTGGAACGGCTGCGCCCGGACCGGGACCTGGCCCGTAGTCCGCTGTTCTCGGTGATGTTCGTCTTCGGCAATGTGCCGCTGCCCGCACTGCGGGCCACCGGGATCACCGCCGAGCTGTTCCGCGTCGACCCGGGCACCGCCAAGTTCGACCTCTTCGTCACCTGCGTACCACGCGCCGACGGCGGGCTGATCGTGACCGTCGAGCACAACATCGCCCTGTTCGACCCGGCCACCGCCCGGCGGCTGCTGGACCACCTGCGGCTGGTGCTCGACGCCGCGGCCACCGACCCCGATCGGCCGCTGTCCGCCCTGCCGCTGCTCACCGACGCCGAACGCGACCGGCTCGTCGCCTGGGGACGCGGGCCGACCCGCCAGCTCCCCGCGGACACCCTGCCCGCCCTGGTCGCCGCCCGGGCCGCCGCCGACCCCGGCCGCACCGCGATCACCGGCGTCTCCGGCCAACTCGGGTACGCCGACCTGGTCACCCGGGCGCAGCGGATCGCCGCCGCGCTGCACGCCGCCGGGGTACGTCCCGGGCAGCTCGTCGGGGTGGCCGTGGATCGGGACGTCGACCTGCCGGCCGCGCTGCTCGGCGTACTCGGCTGCGGAGCCGCGTACCTGCCGCTGGACGTCGCGTTGCCGGCCGAGCGGCTCCGTTTCCTGCTCGCCGACAGCGGGGCCGCCCTGGTGCTCGCCGACGCGGCCAGCGTCGACGCGCTACCTGGGGAGGTCTCGGTGCTGCGGGTCGACGGCGACCTGCCCGCCGCCGACGGCTGGCCGGCCGCCCCCGGCCCCGACGACCTCGCGTACGTCATCTACACCTCCGGATCGACCGGCACCCCGAAGGGGGTCGCCGTGCCGCACCGGGCCCTGGGCAACCTGCTGGCCACCCTGGCCGAGCGGCCCGGTCTCGGGGCGGAAACCGTGCTGTGCGCGGTCACCACGGTCTCGTTCGACATCGCCGCCCTGGAGCTGTTCGGCCCGCTGACCGTCGGCGGCCAGGTCGACGTGGTGCCCCGCGACGTGGCCGCCGACGGACCGCGACTCGCCGCCCACCTGGCCGCGGCCGGGGCGACCGTCGTGCAGGCCACCCCGGCCACCTGGCGGCTGCTTCTGGCCGCTGGCTGGCGTCCCGGCCCCGACCTCGCGATCTGGTGCGGCGGGGAGGCGTTCCCGCCGGACCTGGCCCACCAGCTCACCGCCACGGACGCGCCCGTGTGGAACCTGTACGGGCCGACGGAGACGACCGTGTGGTCCACGGTGCACCAGGTCGCCGGCGACGAGGACCCGGTGCCGTTGGGCGGCCCGGTGGCGAACACCGAGCTGCTGGTGGTCGACGCCGCGGGCCGGCGGGCACCCGTCGGGGTGCCGGGCGAGCTGTGGATCGGCGGTGCCGGGGTGGCGTCGGGCTACTGGCGGCGCGACGAGCTGACCGCGGAGCGGTTCGTGGCGCATCCGGAGGTGCCGGGGGCGCGGGTGTACCGGACCGGGGACATGGTGCGGTGGCGGGCCGACGGCTCGCTGGAGTACCTGGGTCGAGTCGACTTCCAGGTGAAGGTGCGGGGGCACCGGATCGAGCTGGGGGAGATCGAGTCGGTGCTGCGGGCCCACCCCGGGGTTCGCGACGCGGTGGTGGTGGTCCGCGAGGACACCCCCGGCGACCAGCGGCTGGTGGCGTACCACGTCGGCGACGCCGACCCCGACGCGCTGCGCGCCGCCTGCCGGGACCGGCTCCCCGAGTACATGGTGCCGGCCACGCTGGTGACGTTGCCCGCGCTGCCGCTCACCCCGAACGGCAAGGTCGACCGGCGGGCCCTGCCCGCCCCCGATCCGACCCGCCGCGCCGAGGCGTACTCCGCCCCGCGCGGCGAGGCGGAGGAACGCCTCGCCGGGATCTTCGCCGACGTGCTCGGGCTGGACCGGGTCGGCCGCGACGACGACTTCTTCACCCTTGGCGGGCACTCCCTGCTCGCCGCCGCCCTGGTCGGCCGGATCGCCGCCGAGCTGGGCGGCGAGGTGCCGGTGCGGGCGGTGTTCGCCCAGCCCACCGTCGCCCGGCTCGCCGCCGTGCTGGGCCTCGGTGGCCCGTCCGGCTCCCCGGAGCTGGCCACCGTGCCGCGCCGGTCCGACCCGGACGGCCGGGTCCGGCTGCCCGCCTCGTTCCAGCAGCGCCGGGTCTGGTTCCTCGCCCAGTTCGAGCCGGAAACCGCCGCCGCCTACCACCTGTACGGCGGGCTGCGGCTGCACGGCCGGATCGACGCCGACGCCCTGCGCGCCGCCGTCGACCTGGTCGTCCGGCGGCACGAGGCGCTGCGCACCGGGTTCGCCGCCGTCGACGGCGAGCCGGAGCAGGTGATCCACCCGGCCGCGCCCACCCCGCTGTCCGAGGTGGACCTCACCGGCGCCGCCGAACCGGACGCGGCCCTGGCCGAGCTGCTCCGCGACACCGCCACCCGCCCGTTCGACCTGGCCACCCCGCCGCTGCTGCGGGTCGTCCTGGCCACCCTCGGCACCGACGACGCGGCGCTGCTGGTCACCCTGCACCACGCCGTCGGCGACCGGCTGGCCGTGGAGGCGCTGACCACCGAGCTGTCCACCGCGTACACCGCGCTGGTCGACGGCGACGAGCCGGCGCTGCCCGACCTGCCGGTGCAGTACGGCGACTACGCCGCCGCCCAGCAGCGCTGGGCCGGCGGCCCGGCCGAGCGCCGGCAGCTCGAACACTGGCAGCGGCAGCTCGCCGACCTGCCGGTCCTCGACCTGCCGACCGACCGGCCCCGCCCCGCGGTGCAGACCTACCGGGGCGCCACCCGCACCGCCGAACTGCCGGCCGACCTCGTCACCCGTCTCGACGCGCTGGCCGCCGCGCGCGGCGGCACCCTCTTCATGGTCCTGCTCGCCGGGTACGCGCTCACCCTGTCCCGGTACGCCCGCACCCGCGACGTGCCGGTCGGGTCGCCGATCTCCGGCCGGTTCCGCCCCGAGCTGGAGCCGCTGATCGGCTACTTCACCAACAACCTGGTGCTGCGCACCGACCTGGGCGGCGACCCCACCGTCGGGGAGCTGGTCGACCGGGTTCGCGACACCTGCCTGGACGCGTACGCCAACGCCGACGTGCCGTTCGAGCGCCTCGTGGAACGGCTGCGCCCGGACCGGGACCTCGCGCACAGCCCGCTGTTCCAGGTCATGTTCATCGCCGCGCACCTGCCGGCGCCGTCGCTGCGGCTCGGCGCGGTGGCCGCCGCGCCGCTGCGCGCCCCGGAGACCGCCGCCAAGTACGACCTGACCTTCACGGTCTTCCCCGCCGGCCCCGACACCGTCGCGCAGACGGTGGTCGCCGAGTACAACACCGACCTGTTCGACGCCGCCACCGTGGACCGGCTGCTCGCCCACTACCGGCTCGTCCTCGACGCGTTCGCCGCCGACGCCGACCGCCCGCTCTCCGCGCTGCCCGCCCTGCCCGGTGCGGAGCGGGCCCGGCTGAACCGGTGGGGCACCGGGGTCCGCCCGCCGGTGCCGGAGGTCAGCCTCGACGCGTACGTCACCGCCCGGTTCGCCGAGTTCGCCCACCGGACCGCGGTGGCCGACGAGACCACCTCGCTCACGTACGCCGAGCTCGACGCCGGGGCCCACCAACTCGCCCACCACCTGCGGACCCTCGGCGTGCGTCGGGGCGACCGGGTGGCGCTGTTCGCCGAGCGTGGGTGCGACGTGCTCGTCGCGCTGCTGGGCGTACTCCGCGCCGGGGCCGCGTACGTCCCGATCGACGTGGCCTTCCCCGCCGAGCGGGTGGCGTTCATTCTCGCCGACTCCGGGGCGTCGGCGGTGCTCACCCAGGCCGGCCTGGTCGACCTGTTGCCGGAGCTGCCCGAGACGGTCACCGTCGTCCGGCTGGACGCCGACCGCCCGGCCGTCGCCGCCCACCCCGCCGAGCCGCTGCCCGAGCCCACCGGCCCGGACGACATTGCGTACCTGATCTACACCTCCGGCTCCACCGGCCGCCCCAAGGGCGTGGTACTGCCGCACCGGCCGGTGGTGAACTTCCTGCTCAGCATGGCCCGGCAGCCCGGGATGAGGGCCGAGGCGGTGGTCGGCGCGGCCAACACCCTCTCCTGCGACATGCCGGTGCTGGACGTCTACCTGCCGCTGCTGGTCGGCGCACGGATCGAG comes from Micromonospora viridifaciens and encodes:
- a CDS encoding non-ribosomal peptide synthetase encodes the protein MEHDGIEDVYELSPIQEGLLFHNLYSPGSGIYLEQVTMRMRGALDVAAYQAAWQAIVDRHAVLRTGFHWEGVDKALQVVHRDVPFPIEVLDWRDADADAQRERYARFAHDDRMTGFDYGSAPLMRGRLIRFADDEWEFFWSFSHLLMDGWSFGLAFAELTALYNAYATGRSADLPPARPYRAYLSWWARQDRSATEEFWRRHLGGYTAPDALELGPAPAAPLAEGEPTHAVLPTPELLDQIPALTAFAREHGLTLNTVMQGAWMIVLSRYLGREDVLAGSTGTQRPASLIGSERIMGPMLATMPVRARVRDDAELIDWLRELQNDMAQAREHADISLTDLRRLADLPGNRPLFELDLAFENVPVPEMSLHEVELVESTYDGRPHFPITMIVMPGEAMPVPRLVYDQTRFTEAAVRRLVDQFSTTLTNMILYPGLRLGDMDIMPTEQWRQVLLDWNPTEEQPVAALPELFARSASAAPDAIAVVCAGQRLSYADLAARANRLAHHLRAIGVRPGDRVGLCLHRSIDMVVGVLGVLTAGAAYVPLDLGHPAERMRYILADADVTALVTHAAAAGAAPEFAGALVDLDADAPAIAAQPAEPPADGPRPDDVAYLIYTSGSTGRPKGVLVSHANVARLVAGASTLMELGADDAWSMVHSYAFDVSVFEMWGAFHHGARLVVVPHDAVRDPEALLALLHAERVTVFSQTPSAFRQFMVPALAERAPRLPLRYVIFAGEYLDTPLLAPWIDRYGDDQPRLVNMYGITETTVHSTYRRITRADLTGPIRSNVGRPLPDLRIYLLDERAMPVPPGMRGEIHVGGAGVTLGYRNLPELTAQRFLPDLYAGEGEHRMYRSGDLARWTDDGELEFLGRADQQVKIRGFRVEPGEIEAVLRDRPEIADAVVLPREIAGDTRLVAYLVPADGASVVDAELSNALRAVLPEYMVPAHLVTLDRFPLTPNGKTDRAALPEFDGARAALDREYVAPRTATEEAVAAAWRELLGVEKAGVHDDFFALGGHSLLATRVAFKLRGVLGVEVPVRAIFDHPVLERLAGAIDELTRRPAASAPTIARQPRVAQRV